In the genome of Euleptes europaea isolate rEulEur1 chromosome 7, rEulEur1.hap1, whole genome shotgun sequence, one region contains:
- the LOC130481215 gene encoding sulfotransferase 6B1-like: MTSDQKTFTEIVDKAIAKAEDILPKDKLFSYKSVLFPTVFCSPETFKALESFEARNDDIILAGYPKTGSNWFVHILRDLVRTIKKSQCEMNKGSDELLYLEFGDPGKFERMKNLPSRRVLGTHLLPHMLPESIFKNKAKVLVLIRNPKDVAVSYFHFSNRMPTLPSFRTWDEFFRDFIEGKVARGSYFDYLMEWNKYIDDKNITFITYEEVKMEPEMGVKKMADFLGFFINEEEIQMIVDQNNFQEMKKNSECTHGVFGKILFRKGDIGDWKSIFSEAQSQEMDQKIEECLRGTKLCEMMKYDIYCRF; this comes from the exons ATGACTTCGGATCAGAAGACATTCACTGAAATTGTAGACAAAGCTATTGCCAAGGCTGAAGATATTCTCCCAAAGGATAAGCTGTTTTCCTATAAATCTGTTCTGTTTCCTACAGTATTCTGCAGCCCAGAAACTTTCAAGGCTCTTGAGTCCTTTGAAGCCAGGAATGATGATATTATCCTAGCTGGGTATCCTAAAACTG GTTCCAACTGGTTTGTCCATATTCTACGTGACTTAGTAAGAACCATAAAGAAGAGTCAATGTGAAATGAATAAAGGAAGTGATGAATTGCTATACCTAGAATTTGGAGATCCAGGAAAATTTGAG AGAATGAAGAACTTACCATCCAGACGGGTATTAGGAACACACCTTCTTCCACATATGTTGCCTGAGTCCATTTTTAAGAACAAAGCCAAA GTTCTGGTGCTGATTAGAAATCCAAAGGATGTGGCTGTGTCTTATTTCCATTTCAGTAACAGGATGCCCACCCTTCCTTCATTCAGGACATGGGATGAGTTCTTCAGAGATTTTATAGAAGGCAAAG TGGCCAGGGGCTCATACTTTGATTATCTGATGGAATGGAACAAATACATTGATGACAAGAACATTACGTTCATAACCTACGAAGAAGTGAAAATG GAGCCAGAGATGGGAGTGAAGAAAATGGCTGACTTCTTGGGATTCTTTATTAATGAGGAAGAAATCCAAATGATTGTAGACCAGAACAATTTCCAGGAAATGAAGAAGAACTCTGAGTGTACCCATGGCGTTTTTGGAAAAATACTCTTCCGTAA AGGAGATATCGGAGACTGGAAGAGCATTTTCTCGGAAGCTCAGAGCCAAGAAATGGACCAAAAAATTGAAGAGTGCTTAAGAGGAACTAAGCTTTGTGAGATGATGAAGTATGACATTTACTGCCGGTTTTGA
- the LOC130480066 gene encoding U6 snRNA-associated Sm-like protein LSm5 → MPSTSVQTPAKAMPASREAFPGHKGLPGGIAGALRCWAGAYLLGGFGIKKNSLNPSQLLPLELVDKSIGSHIHIMMKNEKEIVGTLLGFTDFVSMVLEDVTEFEIIPEGRIITKLDQIWLNGNNITMLVPGGEGLEV, encoded by the exons ATGCCTTCCACCAGCGTCCAAACGCCGGCAAAGGCCatgccagcatcccgggaggcgttcccagggcataaaGGCCTCCCGGGAGGCATTGCCGGGGCGTTACGGTGCTGGGCGGGGGCGTatcttttaggtggc tttggaataaaaaaaaattcccttaatCCCTCTCAGCTTCTGCCGCTTGAGCTTGTGGACAAGAGTATAGGATCACACATTCATATCATGATGAAAAATGAGAAAGAAATTGTTGGGACCCTCCTTGGTTTCACTGATTTTGTCAGTATGGTACTAGAAGATGTTACAGAGTTTGAGATCATACCTGAAGGAAGAATAATCACAAAATTAGATCAGATTTGGCTAAATGGCAATAACATAACAATGTTGGTTCCTGGAGGAGAAGGACTAGAAGTGTAA